DNA from Denticeps clupeoides chromosome 7, fDenClu1.1, whole genome shotgun sequence:
TTGTAAGTGTTGCACTTTTTCCATTTGATCTTTTTACGTCTTTTTAGATAAACAACTGGTGCCATATTGAGTGGTGATGTTGGCAGCTTTACAACTCTGTACATTTCAGATCCCTTATTACTTGTCACATGAAGACAGATGCCACCACATCCAGGTCCCTAGAGGGAATTGTGGCGCATTCTCATGGCTTCTAGTCCAGTTTGTGCAGGTGTAACTAAACTACCAATCACATTCTTTTATTCTGTTAGTCTGACCATCAGAAGTTGAGTCAGACAgttctgcatttatttaaaaagcacaaagacACCACAAAGCCTCCTCACCGGGATCTTATGGAGATTGTCGAATGGGACAATTTTGGGAGGAGCAGAAAATTTACTCCACGTCTTATTCTTGATTCTATAGAATGAAATAAAGTCATTTAATTCCAGAGATACACCGTACTGTCCAAAAATCTGTTTAGTCAGTTGCCAGTTTTCCACTTACTTGAAACAGCAGAAGCCAAGTGTGCAAACTGTGAACACCACAATCATGCACAGGATTGGGATGATTATTCTCATGTCAGGTGATGAAGGATCTAATGAATGGAAACACAAAGATGTTGTTTGGGGCTGACGaagagaatttaaaaaaactgcaataaaaTGCGTCGACTTACAGTaggtaaatattttttcatcGCTCCAGTCACTAAATGCGAAATTGTACTTTGACAAGAGCCTGGTCCTCACTGCATAATCAGTGTTTGGCTTTAATTTGATTCCCAGTATCTCAAAGTTGGTTTTAAAGGACTCTGTGATGTTAACAGACACcttcagaaagaaatgaaagcaaaTATCACTTAATTGTACAAGGCAGAGGTGCAGGCGTTACGTGATGAAAAGCCATTTGCTGCTGCAGTTAAATGCTTAATACATGGGTGTAATATACTGAAAAAGCTCATAACTCACCCAGTCGTTCGCCCCCACAGCTCTATAATTAAGTTCCGTATTCAAGAGGCTTTCGAAATAATCTTCCTTAGTATATTTCGTCTTCCAAGTTACGTCAACGttagtttttatttgatttgcagATGTAATGGTTGGGGTTTTAGGCTTGACTACAAACAAATTCATGATAAATTCAGGATGATTTTATGTTGgatgaaaatattacataataatacTGTTAAAAACAATCTTCCTCTTGTCCACAtactttttctgtaaaaaactgtaattttcGATATATTGACATCTGTATATTagaattttataatatattaaacaCAATTTTCCCAGCAACATTGTAGATTATCCCTGACCTACTGATATTTTAAAGCAACATTTACccaaacatttacaacatttactaGAAGCTTGAGGACACTTACTCGTCTCAAGGGTAATGAAGCTGGAGTTGCTTTCTATTTTGTTTCCTTTCAATATTTCAGCCGTGAACTCTTCATTTGAGACAAAACCTTCTCTAACGTGAAGGTTACATTGGCACTTTATCTCAGCACCTTCATACTGAACCTCAAAAGCACCAAAATAAAGTCTGGGGACCAAACAACACGATTATTAATATAAGACACCATCACTGTCATAATAACATGTTGCTTTCTGCTGATGGGGAATTTTGGATAATTACCTTGATGGGCTGAACACGACTCGCAGTCCAAGTTCTGAGCAGTCAACCCGGCTCATCGGTGTAAAAGCACAAGTCAAAGTTTCATCATAGTCATTGGAGCAGGACAGTTCACCCAGGAAGCCGTGTGCTAAAGGAGTAAAAAGGAGGTGACGTTCAGCTCAAGGAAGAGAAATGGTTCAAACTTCGAAATCCAAAATACGTTTATCAAATGTCCCACCAGGAAAAACAAGGAGGAAGCCTTGGAAAACGAGAACAATTTCCAGGCGCATGGTTCATATTCCTCCAAATCTGAAAGAGTTATGAAAACCAACATGACAAAGACCAAGTACAACTACACACGCACCTAAAACCGAATGGACCAGTTCTAGTAGATTTTATAAAGTATTTTTATACGAGTTTAATACTCACCGTTTCATCGTAAACTCTCGGCTGTTTCCTTCATGCGAAGCGCTCAAGGTGAGAAACGCGGAATGAAGTAAAAGCGCGTCGAAGGAAACGCGGAGCGCGGCGCAggaggggcgtggccacgttaCTGGAAGTCTGGGAAAAGCGGAAGTGGAAATTCCTCATCTGATCAAAATGCCACTACTGTACTCTGTTAAGCTGTAGTGTAAACGCAAGGATGGTAAGTGATGACGTTAAAACCTTTATATTTGAttggcagataaaaaaaaattggaaggTTTGAGAGCCTTTTTTGCATGTTCAGAGCATACTGTATGTACAGTGACTGTATGACATGACTGTTTATTTTTCCAGCTGATTACACATAGGTTATGCCGTAAAATATGTATACATGCATTCTACCCAGTTTTGCTCATTGTGCCCCATTAGAACGGATGGTCTTACCAGCCATGTAGCATAAAGAAGAAGCGAATATACTCCATGTATTACCATGTCAGTGGGTAAAGTCTTAATTAGTGAAAGGGGTAGGGGGTGACTGATGGCGCTGTGATCGGTGCATTTCTGCTCTTCACAGGCCTTTATTACATACAGTACTACCACTTGTTACAATAGAAATCCATCAACATTTTTGGAAGCAGCCACCATTTGTAATATGCAGAAGTTCATTTTTGAGATAAACTTTCCATCACCAATGTGAAACAGCAACTCATTCACCATTCTGTGCTTCTTAAGTTGTGAAAGCAGTTTGAAAGAATCACTTTCCTGTTTCACCATGACAGTGCCACAGTCCCAAAAGCAACATTCTTATAGAAAAGAGGCCTTTAAGAGCAGTAAAGAGAACCTAAACGTACACTCAAGAACACAATCAAGAACCCTCAACAAACTTTCACACATTTACAGGATGCAGTATATGCTGCTACAATCACAATCACAGAAATAAATGATTGAACACACCATATCTAATATGCTAGCTGAAGGAACGGAAACATTATCAGCAGAACCAAATGTCTAGCAGATTCAATCGAACTTTAATGCAAAGTCACCGTAAACTGTGCATGGCtctttctatatatataaactaaactaaattCGGTAATGTATGAGACACAAGATGCACAATGAATGTGTTGCAAAATaacacattaacaaaataataataaatgatctCTGTTTTTATATTTGGGTAACAGTAACACATTCTTGGAGCTGGTAATgcagtgtttacatttatattataaaagtaataaatcAAGGCATGGTCTATATGAAAGACTCAAACTAATACAGGGACTCCGCTCACCAGTTCTCcgattttatatttacagcatttatcagacacccttatccacagcaacttgcaagcagtatttacagggacagtcccccctgaagacactcagggttaagtgtcttgctcaggtacacaatggtagtaagtgggacttgaacctggttcttctggttcacaggcgagtgtgttacccgctgggatactaccaccccgttTTTCACTGTGTTTGTGAAGCATTTGGCTGGATacacatattttaaatgaaagtaataAGTACATAAAATATAAGTTTAATTTTTTCCGTAATTCCGTAAAGGTATACCAACAATGGTTTCATGGGGACATCAGCTGTTCACATCCTGAGACATTTTGGCGTGTGGGAAAGCCTTGGGAAAGTAatcaaaaagtgtgtgtgtgtgtgtgtgtgtttatatatactagaggtgggcatagattaattttcttaatataggttaatctcactgtaatcttggattAATTTAGAGTAatcaaaattaatctagattaatctagattaaaatggctcatttgaattctgccgaaggcattcagaatatgtgtgctacccaaataatgagtctttgagaacgggtttctcaagccaggtgccgcattagaccaggggctcatctcctgtctCCAAAATGcctcacaaactgcttgagaaagctgttctactatgataattggtgatgaaaataaattatgttcaataagatgtacttgtgtttaccaactgtttattcagttaaatagctgcatccatgttaccacgtcacgtttgatgtggtaatttcacagttcgaagactcgttctcgccccctacagagCAATTCGGCCAGGtttacatccgcgctaaaatatcaaggttaaagtcatcatagtgtagcggttcttcttctgcgttgtgtaactttttgatttcgtttcttgaaccacaaatgatgagctgacacccaagagattttctgtgcaaagtgtattctgtacaaaaagcaaggtcgcgtcagaacatcgcgtcacacatcgcgactttctgcacctctctctacaatatacagtattaaaagaacataaaaaaaatattcacaaaataacacacatgcaaaatattcctaatatgtacataaattaaaatgaaagaaataaccttttgcacacaaaccccacgcacctctcacgccatgtgtccaagagaactaaaccgtgtctcaaaaacaaaataaaagtctttagaaaataagaaaataaaagacacaagaaagaagaaatatacttataaatctagtgtaactatttaactccggcacaatagcttgcccgataagagtctcacgttaacgcagcacgttaacgccgataaccaCTAAtatagagtgaaggcaaaggggccaacaagtgctaaacacctctgggaactccttcaagactgttggaaaagcatttcaggtgacgacctcttgaagctcatcgagagaatgccaagagtgtgcaaagcagtaatcagagtaaagggtgaagaaactagaatataaaacatgttttcagttatttcaccttttttagttaagtacataactccacatgtgttcattcatagttttgttgccttcagtgagaatctaccaatgtaaatggtcatgaaaataaagaaaacacattgaataaaaaggtgcatccaaacttttggcctgtactgtatatgacatATTTCCAATGACTTAATAGTGCCATTTTATGTTGAACAAAACACCACTCAAATTAAAGCAATTTTCAGGGAGAAAATATTATGAGAAAATGGCAGTCCTGGGATTCCTTGCTATCTGTTGACGTGCCAGGTATCATGTTAATCCTCCCCAATATCACAATGCTGAAttgctctttttcatttatttcaaaaagcAGAAGCAGCTAAACAGAATGGAAAACAAGCATTTATTTCATACTTTAAAATAACAAAGACATTTCAAGTGACCttttaacagtaaaataaatgctGAGTGGACTGTGCAGTACATCAGAACATTCAAGATCACCAATTCAGTGACGACTCTCAAGTATTGaccatgcacacaaaccccttTTGACCCCTTATAGTCATCACTGAGTGATGCAAGCAATCAGCCTAAGAATGTTGATATGAAGACACTGGTGTCCAGATTCAGTGTTGCATGCCACCACCGGTCAGGGAAGTATAATGCCTACAGatgaacacataaaaacaacagataacatttttttattacagaacaTGAATTTTATAATGGAATATTTAATGTTAACATATTGTTTTTACTCTATACTATACTAGATACTATACTACTTTTGTATTGAACAATATGCAGTGAGGTTTATTACTGTACTGCTTCCAAAACAATTAATTGTTAAAGCAATAAGATTTGAGAGGATTTGAGTCTGAATGATTTTGCGGTGGCAAATTTAAAGGCCATATTTATCTGTTACTACTGGAGAATATTCAAATTATTGAGCCTTTTACAATGGCTCTAAAGcgttattttttctttttcttttctttactgcCATCACTTTGTTCTGAGCTGCAGTGAGATCACCATAACCCACATCCTCAAGTGGCTTATTGCTTTAATGTGTCAGAAAAAGTAGATGTTTTAGAACCAGTTTTGTTTCTGTACATGAAGTGaaagtatatttatttaaaagggGGTGCGAGTGGGACTTTCAGCTTTGTTGTTAGTTGTGTGGATGGGAAAACAGTGAACTCAGCACTTCAGTTGTAAGCtgtataaaagtgtgtgttttccaaCCTCCCCAGGTCGAATTGTGCACTCAAAGGGCCTTTCATGAATCCCCAGTGTTGGGTACCACTCTGTAAGCCAGTTCAAAGTGGTGCGATTGGGATGGAACTCAGGGCCCTTGTCAGGAGGATACAGGAACCAGCGCTGTAGTGATTGAACACAGTTCATCAAGGCCACCACCTACGGACATCCATTATGTAACATCACACTTGTTAATAAATGATGTCGGCTTACCTTCCTGCCATAAATGACCTCAGAGTAGCCTGGACCATGCCAGTGAAAAGGAACCCCAGTACCTGGTCCTGAAAGATAAGAATTGGTTAATAAATCACGTCCTTCTAACACTGACCTAGAATAAATTATGTGTCTAAATATTATGTAATCAACCAGCAAAGAAAAAGGATGGACCCAAAATATTCCATCCACTAAATCACCACAattgtacattattattatatattattctcCTTATTctccaatcacttcacttcatattatAAATTCTGGACATAAAAGACTAACAGAGCAATGTCACCCTCATATTTGAGGAAGAATTGACAGCCTGAATGTAGCTATTCCAACTGACTGCACTGTGTGTACTTGTGCATGAGTGCGCTCGGGAACATACCTGCTATACCAAAGCTGTATGCTGGACTGGTGTTAGGCAAAGTAAATGTTGGTGCTTTGTACTCCTTGAACAAGGAATGCCACTCCGTAAAGTTATTGTCACCAAAGAAATACAACGTTTCTGAAACACACGTAAACAAGGCTTTTCAAGTGAATGTGACGGTCACACCTCAAATTCAACTGAGTAATATGTGCCTCGTGTGTATCTTAAATGTGAAAGTTAAATGTAGTTGAAAATGTGCTTGTGAAGTGTCATAGTTACTGTGTTAATGGTGAAACCAACCACTGCCCAGGGTGCTCACATCCTGAGGGGTCAATAGGAACTCCACAAACTGTTCAAAAGGTACGTCCACTGCAGAGAAAGCAAAACCTGTTTATACTCATATATtggtgtttattcatttatcagTTTATATGGCTGTGTTATACGGAtagtttatattttttgttgcttaataaagtgtgtgtgtgtgtacctttgctataggagtgtgtgtttgcagtgctGAGTCGGACTGTTCTGTCACCATACTCGCTGAGCAGACTGGCCCTAGAGCACAAGAAACGGAACctctacaaaacacacagcgTCTTACTGATCACATCAATACTTCACAGATCCCAATGGATGCTAATGGAATCACATATTCCACCTGCAATCTTTGCATCAACTTAAGTGTTTTTTTGCACTAATGATATATTTACTACTGTTAGAGTCCTTCTTACCGTGTTATCAGTAATTCCTCGAATAATCAATGGCCTTGTGTATgcatatcttaaaaaaaaaaaaaaacgcagtgaATATATCATAAACTGTCAtaattcatttgtttatatatgatacaggccaaaggtttggacacaccttctcattcaatgtgttttctttattttcatgaccatttacattggtagattctgagACAAAAATCTcagcctgtctctcagacatatcggcatggatgtctgagcgacacctccaactcaacctatccaaaaccgagattctgatccttccgggcaacaactcccctcagcaaaacctctaaattcaaattggctcgctactgttaacacccacgacgtctgcaaaaagccttgggagtttggattgacgacaaactgagtctgaaccatcacgttgctgcaatctccagatcctgcaggttcactctctacaacattcgcaagattcagTCTttcctttcacaacaggctacgcagctcctcgtccaggcaatggtcatctccaaactcgactattgtaactctctcctggctggagcctctgcagtaaCCTTAAAATCcgtccagatgatccaaaatgtggcagcccgtctcatcttcaatcagccaaaatacacccatgtcacgcctcttctccctccactggctcccggtagctgctcgcattgagttcaagtccttgatgctgccaatagggctgtaaatggaactgcaccctcctacatcagtACAatactagctacactcctgcacgccctctcagatctgcaaatgaaatgagactgaaaattccctcttcacggggtctccgattccaatcaactccgttgttgtccctggctggtggaacaacctgccctcctccattcgactagctgagactactaccacctttaagaagcagttgaaaacccgcttattcaataagtatttcagacaaatctaacacttacacacgcacatgcactcactcacaaaataaataaataaacaaactttttttttcttcgtctagcacttaacaatctccaagcatgttctttgcgtacaagttaggccttatcagggctcttagtttgtaaactcaaaatctatataaatcgaacgagaattgctggtgtcttcctcctgtaagtcgctttggataaaagcgtctgcaaaataaagtaaagtaaagtaaagattctggcctccacagtcaccggacctgaacccaatcgagatggtttggggtgagctggaccgcagagtgaaggcaaaggggccgacaagtgctaaacacctctgggaactccttcaagactgttggaaaaccatttcgggtgacgacctcttgaagctcattgagagaatgccaagagtgtgcaaagcagtaatcagagcaaagaaactagaatataaaacatgttttcagttgtttcaccttttttgttaagcacataactccaaatgtgttcattcatagttttgatgagaatctaacaatgtaaatggtcatgaaaataaagaaaacacattgaatgagaaggtgtgtccaaacgtttggcctgtactttttattcttttgacATTAGCCAGATTCAAAGTTAGGACATATATAGACTTACTGCTGCAGGAATTCGCCGTGGGTTAGGGACGTCAGGTCCCTGATGTCGATGTTACAGGGTCCTTCATCTTTCAGGCTGAACTCCGCACCCTGTGACCTGCAACAGCGGAAAGCCGGTGTAAACGTGCCGACATATGGCGCCCTGCTCGACTCGGCAAACGCTCACCAGCCCCCGTCACCATCCGCAGGCGCCTTCACTCGCGCAGCCAAGGCAAAAAACAGCAGGAGCGCCTCCTGTCCCATGTGTTAAATTCGCGATATCGATTAGCCGGCGCCGCTGATCAGACTCGCGCATCCGCGTGCATCTGTCAACAAGTCCTGATGCGGGACGACCAATAGGACGCAGCCACACAAGgaaaaggggcggggccggaTAATCCCAGGGTCAAAAATAATATTGGAACTATTAAAGACAAAAACAGGGACTCGCATTATATGCCATGCACCGTTTCAAATAAAAAGACGGGTCTGTAGAAGTTTCAGATTTTCAAACATTTCAACTGAAGCGGAACACAGTTTCTGACGCGGTCACGGAAATGGGGCAAGGTACGGCACATTATAGGGACGGACCCATACTGTCCTGAAGGTTGGTCGagttttctgttctttcttgtttcgTCTTCTgtaacaatttaaataaatataatatcttTAATGAGCCATTGTGGCTCTATGCTGGCAACTCGGTGAATCGCGACAATTATTACGACAAAACTGGAGTCTCACTTTGTTTACATCCTTGTCATTATGATAACAATAACTCTCTGTAGTTCCACTTACTGTTTCCAGTaatgaaaggggaaaaaatgtttttttattcaactgaTTCACTTTCTACTAGATATAATTTTGTGACAAGCGGCATGTTAATGTCTTGCAGGTCAGTGCCTAAAAGAAGAGCTATGTTGATGATCAGTCAGATAAGCTGAGCCTATGATGCGTCATATTAAATTCTGTATTAATGACTGATACGGCTTAGCATGTTGATCagatcatctttttttgttgagccacatacagtacaggccaaaagtttggacacaccttatcattcaatgtgttttcttgattttcatgaccatttacgttggtagattctcactgaaggcatcaaa
Protein-coding regions in this window:
- the LOC114794347 gene encoding interleukin-4 receptor subunit alpha-like; protein product: MRLEIVLVFQGFLLVFPAHGFLGELSCSNDYDETLTCAFTPMSRVDCSELGLRVVFSPSRLYFGAFEVQYEGAEIKCQCNLHVREGFVSNEEFTAEILKGNKIESNSSFITLETIKPKTPTITSANQIKTNVDVTWKTKYTKEDYFESLLNTELNYRAVGANDWVSVNITESFKTNFEILGIKLKPNTDYAVRTRLLSKYNFAFSDWSDEKIFTYYPSSPDMRIIIPILCMIVVFTVCTLGFCCFKIKNKTWSKFSAPPKIVPFDNLHKIPLLIPVKENLSIIVISDGKKRHPEVIRNHYCNQPTEASSSSTSILGSSPDYAQVGPSAEVDSGGQSRDSSLCSSEANTQRTKDSSRSSASSFENKAYPAPLSLHELFFIKDFQPIFPMGPTFQPPNTSSILAPMEDGYESFSKAVSQGDFRLNMVCTEPGLSVVDEYQAL
- the LOC114794360 gene encoding jmjC domain-containing protein 8-like translates to MGQEALLLFFALAARVKAPADGDGGWSQGAEFSLKDEGPCNIDIRDLTSLTHGEFLQQYAYTRPLIIRGITDNTRFRFLCSRASLLSEYGDRTVRLSTANTHSYSKVDVPFEQFVEFLLTPQDVSTLGSETLYFFGDNNFTEWHSLFKEYKAPTFTLPNTSPAYSFGIAGPGTGVPFHWHGPGYSEVIYGRKRWFLYPPDKGPEFHPNRTTLNWLTEWYPTLGIHERPFECTIRPGEALYFPDRWWHATLNLDTSVFISTFLG